One Companilactobacillus farciminis KCTC 3681 = DSM 20184 genomic window, TGCACGGTGTTGGTGCCTCTGTAGTTAATGCGTTGAGTAGTGAACTAGATGTTCAAGTTGTCCGTGGCGGCAAACGTTATGGAATCGACTTTGAACGTGGAAAAGTTAAACATTCAATGCACGTTTTAGGAGACGCTGGTGAATTTGAACATGGAACTCGTGTTCATTTCGTACCCGATCCAGATATCTTTACGGAAACAACTGTTTACGATGACAAAGTTTTAACAACTAGAATTCGTGAATTGGCTTTCTTAAATAAGGGATTGAAACTTACATTTACAGATAAAAGAGCCGATACAGCTGAAAAATTAGTTTTCCACTATGAGGGTGGAATTAGAAGCTACGTTGAATATTTGGACAAGGAAAAAGACGTTCTATTCGACCAACCAATCTATCTTGAAGGTGTTCAAGACGGAATCACAGTCGAAGTTTCCTTGCAATATACTGACGAGTTCCATACTAATTTGATGACTTTCGCTAATAACATCCACACTTATGAAGGTGGTACTCACGAAGTTGGTTTCAAGACAGCTTTGACTCGTGTTATTAACGATTACGCTCACAAAAATAAACTATTAAAAGACACTGAAAAATTGTCCGGTGAAGATGTTCGTGAAGGAATGACTGCCGTTGTTTCTATCAAGCACCCAGACCCACAATTTGAAGGTCAAACTAAGACAAAATTAGGAAATTCTGATGCTAGAACTATCACTGATCGTCTCTTCAGTGAACATTTCTCTAAGTTCTTGATGGAAAATCCTGACGTTGCTAAGAAGATTGTTGAAAAAGGTTCACTTGCTACCAAAGCTCGTTTAGCTGCTAAGAGAGCTCGTGAAGTAACTAGAAAACAAAATGGTCTAGAAATCAGTAATCTTCCTGGTAAATTGGCTGATAACTCAAGTAAAGATCCAGAAATTTCTGAATTATTCATCGTCGAGGGTGATTCTGCCGGTGGTTCTGCTAAGACTGGTCGTTCCCGTTTGACTCAAGCTATTTTGCCAATCAGAGGTAAGATTTTGAACGTTGAAAAAGCCTCAATGGACAAGATTTTGGCTAACGAAGAAATCAGAACCCTCTTTACAGCTATGGGTACTGGTTTTGGAGAAGACTTCGATATTTCTAAAGCTAGATATCACAAAGTTATCATCATGACCGATGCCGATGTCGATGGTGCGCATATTAGAACCTTGTTGTTGACATTGCTTTACAGATACATGCGTCCGGTCGTTGATGCAGGATATGTTTATATCGCCAAGCCACCTTTGTATCAAGTTCGTCAAGGTAAGATGATGAGATACTTTGATACTGATAAAGAAAAAGATGACTTCGTTGAACAATTGCCACCAAAGCCAGAACCAAAGATCCAACGTTACAAGGGTCTTGGTGAAATGGATGCGGATCAATTGTGGGAAACAACTATGGACCCAGAAAAGAGAAGATTGGACCGTGTTAACTTGGATGATGCAATTGAAGCTAACAAGATTTTCTCAATGTTGATGGGTGATAAAGTTGAACCTAGAAGAGAATTCATTGAAGCAAATGCACGTTATGCAGAAGTAGATTATTAAGGAGGATGGCAATTTAATGGCAGATCATAGAATAGAAAATGTTAACTTGACAGAAGTCATGAAGAATTCCTTCGTTGACTACGCTGCTAGTGTTATTGTGTCACGTGCGCTACCAGACGTTCGTGATGGCCTCAAACCAGTTCATCGTCGTATCCTTTATGGTATGAATGAATTAGGTGTTACACCTGATAAACCATACAAGAAGAGTGCTCGTTTCGTTGGTGACATTATGGGTAAGTATCACCCCCATGGTGACTCCGCTATTTATGAATCAATGGTTAGAATGGCGCAGGATTTCAGTTACCGTTATCCATTAGTTGATGGACACGGAAACTTTGGTTCAATCGATGGTGATCCACCTGCTGCTATGCGTTATACCGAAGCTAGAATGAGTAAGATGGCAGTGGAAATGTTGCGTGATATCAACAAAGATACTGTTGACCTTATTCCTAACTACGATGGTGAAGAAAAAGAACCGACTGTTTTGCCAGCTAGATTCCCTAATCTTTTGGTTAACGGAGCTACCGGTATCGCTGTTGGTATGACAACTAATATTCCATCACACAACTTAAAAGAAGTTATCGATGCTTTGCACATTTTGATGAGAAACAAAGATGCAACAGTCGCTGACTTGATGAAAGCAATTCCCGGACCAGATTTCCCAACTGGTGGTATCATCATGGGTCGTTCTGGTATCAGAAAAGCTTATGAACATGGTCGTGGAACAATTATCTTGCGTGCCAAAGTTGACGTTGTAACGAAGAAGAGTGGCGCTGAACAAATCATCGTTACTGAACTTCCATATATGGTCAATAAAGCTAAGTTGGTTGAAAGAATCGCTGATTTAGCACGTGAAAAGAAGATTGAAGGAATTACTGATCTAAACGATGAATCCGATCGTGAAGGTATGCGTATCGTTATCGACCTTCGCCGTGATATGAGTGCTTCAGTTGTTTTGAACAATCTTTATAAATTGACGCAACTTCAAATTTCTTATGGTATCAACATGGTTGCTATCGTTGGTAAGACACCTAAAGTCTTCTCACTAAAAGGCGTTTTGGTTGAATACTTGAAGCACCAAGAAGTTGTTATCAGAAGAAGAACTGAATATGAATTAAGACGTGCTCAAGCTCGGGCTCACATTCTTGAAGGATTGAGAATTGCTTTGGATCACATTGATGAAATCATCAAGATCATCCGTGGCTCTCAAACCTCAGCTGTAGCTAAGCAAACTTTGATGGACAAGTTCAAGTTATCTGACAAACAATCACAAGCTATCCTAGATATGCGTTTGGTTCGTTTGACAGGTTTGGAACGTGACAAAGTTGAAGCCGAATACCAAGATTTGTTAGTAAAAATTGCTGACTACAAAGATATTTTGGCTACACCTGAACGTGTTGATAAAATCATCTACGACGAATTGCTTGAAATTCAAGAAAAATTCGGGGATG contains:
- the gyrA gene encoding DNA gyrase subunit A; this encodes MADHRIENVNLTEVMKNSFVDYAASVIVSRALPDVRDGLKPVHRRILYGMNELGVTPDKPYKKSARFVGDIMGKYHPHGDSAIYESMVRMAQDFSYRYPLVDGHGNFGSIDGDPPAAMRYTEARMSKMAVEMLRDINKDTVDLIPNYDGEEKEPTVLPARFPNLLVNGATGIAVGMTTNIPSHNLKEVIDALHILMRNKDATVADLMKAIPGPDFPTGGIIMGRSGIRKAYEHGRGTIILRAKVDVVTKKSGAEQIIVTELPYMVNKAKLVERIADLAREKKIEGITDLNDESDREGMRIVIDLRRDMSASVVLNNLYKLTQLQISYGINMVAIVGKTPKVFSLKGVLVEYLKHQEVVIRRRTEYELRRAQARAHILEGLRIALDHIDEIIKIIRGSQTSAVAKQTLMDKFKLSDKQSQAILDMRLVRLTGLERDKVEAEYQDLLVKIADYKDILATPERVDKIIYDELLEIQEKFGDDRRTEIRASEVANIEDEDLIEEENILVVLTHNGYIKRLSADEFRVQNRGGRGVQGMGVHDDDFIEQMIYTSTHDRLLFFTNAGKVYRIKGYEVPEYGRTAKGIPVINLLNIEKGEKIQTVINVDKDVDPEKSFLFFVTKQGTVKRTPVTDFANIRHSGLRAITLKDEDELTNVFLTNGEKVIVIGTHKGYAVTFKESDVRPMGRTAAGVRGIKLRDEDYVIGSSIAETGQEVLTISEKGYGKRTSVEEYPVKGRGGKGIKTANVTEKNGPIAGLMVVNGDEDIMLITDKGVMIRFDVQSVSQTGRATLGVRLIKVDDDSIVSTMTKIAEDESESSDEDSTESTDETTENKED
- the gyrB gene encoding DNA topoisomerase (ATP-hydrolyzing) subunit B, yielding MAEDRKAELEKREEQVEEYDASQIQVLEGLEAVRKRPGMYIGSTSKQGLHHLVWEIIDNGIDEALAGFATKIEVTVEPDNSITVTDDGRGIPVDIQKKTGKPALETVYTILHAGGKFGGGGYKVSGGLHGVGASVVNALSSELDVQVVRGGKRYGIDFERGKVKHSMHVLGDAGEFEHGTRVHFVPDPDIFTETTVYDDKVLTTRIRELAFLNKGLKLTFTDKRADTAEKLVFHYEGGIRSYVEYLDKEKDVLFDQPIYLEGVQDGITVEVSLQYTDEFHTNLMTFANNIHTYEGGTHEVGFKTALTRVINDYAHKNKLLKDTEKLSGEDVREGMTAVVSIKHPDPQFEGQTKTKLGNSDARTITDRLFSEHFSKFLMENPDVAKKIVEKGSLATKARLAAKRAREVTRKQNGLEISNLPGKLADNSSKDPEISELFIVEGDSAGGSAKTGRSRLTQAILPIRGKILNVEKASMDKILANEEIRTLFTAMGTGFGEDFDISKARYHKVIIMTDADVDGAHIRTLLLTLLYRYMRPVVDAGYVYIAKPPLYQVRQGKMMRYFDTDKEKDDFVEQLPPKPEPKIQRYKGLGEMDADQLWETTMDPEKRRLDRVNLDDAIEANKIFSMLMGDKVEPRREFIEANARYAEVDY